One Acetobacterium sp. KB-1 DNA segment encodes these proteins:
- a CDS encoding DUF4430 domain-containing protein codes for MKTKKYIVFFSVFLLLFILGGVIPQMIHAEELDDSAPVVYSSELKSLTIGTTKKSAMPYTDFNMYQKISAFRTTYFQPQLLDGEHNIYYADIKDNTKNCYLFIAGERKSPTATVEISDLSDPNNLNEKNLAIDYTMGYTGAGIALGATPIEPENPFITTGPVPSPDNFLSVHYGMTCFKITVTDNNESEVYYLILNDNGTGISPASHSSDRKIDYQDITLYNGETKAVLEDDYQYVKADSYAGINLENQLPDEIRSIRLSLKRGLVTTTYPYVESGEYLSEFYQQNSNYVSINGGAWSRVDGNGTGISQELVLNQGLNILQIRSRSDGEVRPSSSYNIPINYSTRVILLMREGDNTYLVTPGEDVSLKEPIQLYRALAPNTNKPGEVFKEHKIYEENGKNYIDLKTTDQYLCAKVLPTDTNAIIGINGATQKVGGSYLLYLDPDVLNEETPISISITPANGDETKEELHDIYIKWTQGGANMEGVEITNATLDQSFKSDLSRYLVTSTGSEDISFTFTLTEGAKISAISKNWTELDVTDTTVLNNNTITVGADTQELIVTVDATSDGVSFSNAYYFEFPLVKETVSDDTKQRAKTLLDKSIKNFEASQGDQLTNTYWDVFAYAAANGDLNRKYAYNVETHNSTSATSYGAIILELVLSGENPYNYHGINYVEKLLGEQGEGGSFGPWGSNIWALMALDAAGAQYNKQDILINKVASEAASSSFDLDMRGWALIALASHNDVPGVEAKIVSAVRDIKNYQETEGDYNGAFQNPQYTNYNILTHSCVVSGLAASGLDINGALWANGDKSALTYLERDEFVGLNSTQYIIALGDVYNGSSVWQRAALTREEVDQLVAQAETALASADDGLKKDNLKEKLTATKTAAQSVGENIVTGLGESYYALKNALALVDSTIKPDVTIGSDQVQADYVIGLISALPTGATSDAKKPTRLAYYALNDTQKKLVTNRSLILDDSDIAGEVTILINALPSLESITIDHKTAVMGVRSAYDLLTESQKLLISATTLQKLTDSEAKIKALEGAGEISADQKAANAVIEKINALGSILSYSQKATVDAARAAYTSLTTYQRNLVTNLSQLEAAEAKIIALTPECTITVTIERFTIGQGFYIEPQTLTIKQGDTAWDAVEKLLGAENMVIGNDPGYLAAIKGADSGAVSIPKYIIDELNAGDTNAAKSHGKTQSGNTLGEKDYSDYSGWMYFVNNSSPSVGMKGSTLKNGDVLRLAFTYWGTGADVTGKGTDGNNVTYEMSFTPENRDSLLKALAKVNGNTAYLSDAAISEAYEAAMTIVQDMTAKIKPINDATTALNKAIADYKPGDPANDAKLAKVVTDQIAALPAVAKLTLTDKAAVTAARTAYDALTTAQKALVTNLGTLTAAEAKITELQTAADKVAAKAVSDQIAALPAVDKLALTDKDAVAAARAVYDALSEAQKKLVTNLSTLTAVETQMAKLLAGEATEADKAAAKAVSGQISGLPSGDKLALGSKADVVAARTAYNKLTDIQKALVSNLDALAVAEARIAELEAATPPAKDEATGIEVVGLPEGVGLKVEPESGDADKTDEAEKAATEAGIKDAKVVSLYSIKPDMSDEALAEFNNNPDSFVTLTMPLGDDQQGYDSYKIYHKKTDGTVEWITPILSADGKSLLFKVNAFSEFGVVATKAVEIPTVDFSYRTHVQNVGWQDWKNNGAMSGTQGQSLRLEGIEIKRADTADVDMGIRYETHIENIGWEDSWKADGIMSGTEGKALRLEAIRIELTGAAAENYDVYYQVHAQNTGWMAFAKNGEDAGTAGFGYRLEGIHVIVVPKGQAAPTPEEGSIETAFLVKN; via the coding sequence ATGAAAACAAAGAAGTATATAGTCTTTTTTTCGGTATTTTTATTATTGTTTATATTAGGGGGAGTAATTCCTCAAATGATTCATGCCGAGGAGTTGGATGATAGCGCCCCGGTTGTTTATTCATCAGAGCTAAAAAGTTTAACCATTGGAACTACAAAGAAATCAGCGATGCCTTACACTGATTTCAATATGTACCAAAAAATTAGCGCGTTCAGAACGACGTATTTTCAGCCCCAATTGCTGGATGGTGAACATAACATTTATTATGCAGATATAAAAGATAATACTAAAAATTGTTATCTGTTTATTGCCGGTGAACGAAAATCGCCCACTGCAACCGTAGAAATTAGTGATTTGTCTGATCCAAATAATCTGAATGAAAAGAATCTGGCGATTGATTATACCATGGGTTATACGGGGGCAGGCATAGCTTTAGGGGCAACGCCTATTGAGCCGGAAAACCCTTTTATTACAACTGGTCCAGTGCCAAGTCCTGATAATTTTCTTAGCGTTCATTATGGAATGACCTGCTTTAAAATAACTGTCACAGATAACAATGAAAGCGAGGTCTACTATTTAATCTTAAATGATAACGGAACGGGTATTTCTCCAGCATCACATAGTTCTGATCGAAAAATCGATTATCAAGATATTACGCTCTATAATGGGGAAACAAAGGCGGTACTCGAAGATGACTATCAGTACGTGAAAGCGGATAGTTATGCTGGAATCAATTTGGAAAATCAGTTGCCGGATGAGATTAGATCCATTCGTTTATCTTTAAAACGTGGATTAGTCACGACAACCTATCCCTATGTTGAAAGTGGAGAGTATTTAAGTGAGTTTTATCAACAGAATAGTAATTATGTCTCTATTAATGGGGGAGCATGGTCTCGTGTTGATGGTAACGGAACGGGCATTAGTCAGGAGCTGGTATTAAATCAGGGACTGAATATCTTACAGATTAGAAGTAGAAGTGATGGTGAAGTACGACCATCTTCATCTTATAATATACCAATCAATTATTCAACCCGAGTGATTTTATTAATGCGTGAAGGTGATAATACCTACTTGGTAACACCTGGCGAAGATGTTTCACTAAAAGAGCCGATTCAATTATATCGGGCGCTGGCACCAAATACAAATAAACCCGGTGAAGTTTTTAAAGAACATAAGATTTATGAAGAAAATGGGAAAAACTATATTGATTTAAAAACCACGGATCAATACTTGTGTGCGAAAGTTTTGCCAACTGATACGAACGCTATCATTGGGATTAATGGCGCTACACAAAAAGTTGGCGGGAGCTATCTTCTTTACCTTGATCCTGACGTATTAAACGAAGAAACGCCTATTTCGATTAGTATTACTCCGGCTAATGGGGATGAAACAAAAGAAGAGCTCCATGATATCTATATTAAGTGGACGCAAGGTGGAGCCAATATGGAAGGGGTAGAAATCACTAATGCGACCTTGGATCAATCATTTAAAAGTGACTTGTCTCGCTATCTGGTAACCTCAACAGGCAGTGAGGACATAAGTTTTACATTTACGCTAACAGAGGGAGCGAAGATTTCGGCAATTTCCAAAAACTGGACGGAACTCGATGTTACCGATACAACAGTATTAAATAATAATACAATCACCGTGGGTGCTGACACACAGGAGTTAATCGTTACGGTCGACGCAACTTCCGATGGAGTTTCCTTTAGCAATGCTTACTATTTCGAATTTCCCCTGGTTAAAGAAACTGTTTCAGACGATACTAAACAGCGGGCAAAAACGTTACTGGATAAATCCATAAAGAATTTTGAAGCAAGTCAAGGAGATCAACTGACCAATACTTATTGGGATGTTTTTGCATATGCGGCAGCCAATGGCGATCTGAACAGGAAATATGCCTATAATGTCGAAACCCACAACTCCACATCAGCAACCAGTTATGGTGCGATTATTTTGGAGCTGGTACTCAGCGGCGAAAACCCGTATAATTACCATGGTATTAACTATGTCGAAAAGCTCTTAGGAGAGCAAGGGGAAGGCGGCAGTTTTGGTCCGTGGGGGAGCAATATCTGGGCCTTGATGGCCCTTGATGCTGCCGGGGCTCAATACAACAAACAGGATATACTCATAAATAAAGTAGCTTCGGAGGCGGCCAGTAGCAGTTTTGATCTGGATATGCGGGGGTGGGCCTTGATTGCATTGGCCAGCCATAACGATGTCCCGGGAGTCGAAGCTAAAATCGTTTCAGCAGTTCGTGATATTAAGAATTACCAGGAAACTGAAGGGGACTATAATGGTGCTTTCCAAAATCCACAGTATACGAACTATAATATTTTAACTCATTCTTGTGTGGTATCTGGTTTGGCGGCCTCGGGATTAGATATTAACGGAGCGCTATGGGCAAATGGCGATAAGAGTGCCCTAACTTATCTAGAGAGAGATGAGTTTGTCGGTCTTAATAGCACTCAATATATTATTGCGTTAGGTGACGTTTATAACGGCAGCAGTGTCTGGCAGCGGGCCGCTTTGACACGAGAAGAGGTCGATCAACTGGTTGCACAGGCGGAGACAGCACTTGCTTCTGCAGATGATGGATTAAAAAAGGACAATCTAAAAGAAAAATTAACGGCCACAAAAACAGCCGCCCAAAGTGTTGGCGAAAATATTGTAACTGGTTTAGGTGAATCCTACTATGCCTTAAAAAATGCTCTTGCATTAGTTGACTCAACCATCAAACCAGATGTAACTATTGGCAGTGATCAGGTTCAGGCAGATTATGTCATTGGTTTAATAAGTGCGTTGCCGACAGGTGCAACTTCAGATGCAAAAAAGCCGACCAGGTTGGCCTATTATGCCCTTAACGATACCCAGAAAAAACTTGTCACAAACCGCAGCTTAATTCTGGATGATAGTGACATTGCCGGGGAAGTAACGATTTTGATTAATGCCTTACCTTCACTGGAATCGATCACCATTGATCATAAAACGGCGGTTATGGGAGTAAGAAGTGCCTATGATCTCTTGACGGAAAGTCAAAAGCTGCTTATCAGTGCGACAACACTTCAAAAATTGACTGATAGTGAAGCGAAAATTAAAGCATTGGAAGGGGCAGGAGAAATTAGTGCCGATCAGAAGGCTGCTAATGCAGTGATTGAAAAGATTAACGCATTGGGTAGCATTTTAAGCTATAGTCAAAAAGCAACTGTTGATGCGGCCAGAGCAGCTTATACATCACTTACCACTTATCAGAGAAATTTAGTTACGAACCTCAGCCAGCTGGAAGCAGCAGAAGCAAAAATCATTGCCCTAACACCGGAATGCACGATTACTGTAACCATTGAGCGCTTCACTATCGGGCAGGGCTTCTATATTGAACCTCAAACCCTAACTATTAAGCAGGGCGATACTGCCTGGGATGCCGTTGAGAAGTTGTTAGGTGCCGAGAATATGGTTATCGGTAATGATCCCGGATATCTTGCAGCAATTAAAGGTGCGGATTCTGGTGCTGTCTCCATACCGAAGTATATAATCGATGAGTTAAATGCCGGCGATACCAATGCAGCTAAATCGCATGGGAAAACGCAATCAGGCAACACCCTTGGTGAAAAAGATTATAGCGATTATTCTGGCTGGATGTATTTTGTCAATAATAGTTCCCCAAGTGTTGGGATGAAAGGTAGCACCTTAAAAAATGGAGATGTACTTCGTTTGGCCTTTACCTATTGGGGAACCGGGGCGGATGTAACGGGAAAAGGTACTGACGGAAATAATGTTACTTACGAAATGAGCTTTACTCCTGAAAATCGAGATTCCCTTCTTAAAGCATTGGCCAAGGTCAATGGCAATACCGCCTACCTAAGTGACGCGGCCATCAGTGAAGCTTATGAAGCAGCCATGACTATTGTACAGGATATGACTGCAAAAATAAAACCGATTAACGACGCAACCACCGCCCTGAACAAAGCCATTGCCGACTATAAACCAGGAGATCCGGCAAATGATGCTAAGCTGGCCAAGGTTGTTACTGATCAGATCGCTGCACTACCGGCAGTGGCCAAGTTGACCTTAACTGATAAAGCCGCTGTCACCGCCGCTCGGACCGCCTATGATGCGTTGACAACGGCCCAGAAAGCACTGGTGACCAACCTTGGCACCCTGACAGCCGCTGAAGCCAAGATCACCGAGCTTCAGACCGCCGCCGATAAGGTTGCTGCCAAGGCTGTTAGTGATCAGATTGCCGCTTTGCCAGCAGTGGATAAGCTGGCACTGACCGACAAAGATGCGGTTGCTGCCGCCCGGGCTGTCTATGACGCGTTAAGCGAAGCCCAGAAAAAGCTGGTCACGAATCTTAGTACATTGACGGCCGTCGAAACACAAATGGCCAAGCTGCTGGCTGGCGAAGCCACCGAAGCCGACAAGGCCGCGGCTAAAGCTGTCAGCGGACAGATTAGTGGATTGCCATCTGGCGACAAACTGGCCCTGGGCAGCAAGGCTGATGTGGTGGCAGCTCGCACTGCCTATAACAAACTGACCGACATTCAAAAAGCGTTGGTCTCCAACCTGGATGCGTTAGCTGTGGCTGAAGCTCGGATTGCCGAGCTGGAAGCGGCAACGCCACCGGCAAAAGATGAAGCCACCGGTATTGAAGTGGTTGGTCTCCCTGAAGGCGTTGGCCTGAAGGTTGAACCCGAAAGCGGCGACGCCGACAAGACCGACGAAGCGGAAAAGGCAGCTACAGAAGCCGGCATCAAAGATGCCAAGGTCGTCAGCCTCTACAGCATCAAGCCAGATATGAGTGACGAAGCGTTGGCTGAATTTAATAACAATCCCGACAGCTTTGTCACCCTGACGATGCCGTTAGGCGATGACCAGCAGGGTTATGACAGCTATAAGATTTATCATAAGAAAACCGACGGCACCGTGGAATGGATTACCCCAATCCTGTCCGCCGATGGAAAATCACTGCTCTTTAAAGTCAATGCCTTCTCCGAGTTTGGCGTCGTGGCAACAAAGGCTGTTGAGATCCCCACCGTTGATTTCAGTTACCGCACCCATGTTCAGAATGTGGGCTGGCAGGACTGGAAGAATAACGGTGCCATGAGTGGAACCCAGGGACAATCTCTGCGGTTGGAAGGGATCGAAATTAAGCGAGCCGATACCGCTGACGTCGACATGGGCATTCGCTACGAAACCCATATCGAAAATATCGGCTGGGAAGACAGCTGGAAAGCCGATGGCATCATGAGCGGTACCGAAGGGAAAGCCCTGCGACTGGAAGCGATCCGGATTGAACTAACCGGAGCCGCTGCCGAAAACTACGATGTTTATTATCAGGTGCATGCTCAAAATACCGGCTGGATGGCCTTTGCCAAAAACGGTGAAGACGCCGGAACAGCAGGATTTGGCTACCGCCTGGAAGGTATTCACGTGATTGTGGTACCCAAAGGACAAGCCGCACCGACACCAGAAGAAGGAAGCATTGAGACCGCGTTTCTGGTTAAAAACTGA
- a CDS encoding DUF4430 domain-containing protein: MEGKSFKHYGILLGLLLIIGLIFPLTAFAADYTPSLTKTDGVYTISTLAQLESFRADLAATGSTGYLNETVVLTADIQIEEGNELSIINSNNSNFNGTFDGLGHKITLNNLEVVAQRSIIPRNYGIIKDLNVLVNDGTTKTETTAARSPLCDANYGRIEYVKVEGNIKIAAANTKTITVAGITGSNGAGGEIIENSISSINYTLDGTPEEIEAYQGRTQGVSLYQFYASGQGDLNKCYSLGKVTNSDFAKPTATKGRVAIGLAVYSSGTGQGVSYYNSENLTPAVVFGSDVAYKDTPEKVIGKTTAELKDQSTFSGWDFDKIWNISPETNDGYPYLDIRTAVKRLSVKPTFEEKIWNDGSDLTAKVTGMEFAGLSEAEKALVEKYKITINFDPTNDIKSAVFKSMQNLGWRDVTVEYNTQPTITVGETEAASTDGYTFVFDGAVTGQARIVDNGAAGPNKTEQDAQIAKAKEANTIIFEKYIGDGSAYLTPLTVNDSPVGDKEFMQDFWAMFSAARGDYVPGGDTAFYDKWFANVKTSLHTLKEGGLEATDMKVTAWTKLVLAITAAGYDARDIEDYDLIKIISDKSYLNNSLILQKETAILALVGGGYPVTTENPIVDFATIAQNGAAYINGWQDSSLTNGDNAMFIQYYGFYMNDNTDLKAAIENLMYNRVGGDNPILQNGDGSFTTTGYDLNAYNNAQMMIALGCFNMNVFDDHFIQNGNTVLDSQFNFIDFDNKNYGGLTYEITQLTRGFTAVIRQYEGRNQIFDTSDIVGATKPVNDLLNALTSTSSTDDIKAAKDAYEALSDVKKASIGKVNQERITALGIVDLINNLPAKDDLKASDKADVMAVRAAYKALTSSQAQELVTNLSDLAAREAKIIELLKESSIKNDATGIEVVGLPNTVTALTITDKISDVDLKKAAADAAEKEGLKNIEIVTLYDIKPDMSPADLETFNNSTDTYVTIILPIPDGQQGATNYRVYHQKANSTTEWITPIISDDSKSLIFKVNSFSTFGITKSLSADEIAAKVVSDQIDALPAKDQLKLTDEAAVVAARNAYNNLLPDPQKLVTNLAKLKDLEDQITVLKNAGTGEEPGGETEEPKAITITVDVERFTIGQGFYVKPTTLSIKEGDTARTAIEKLLGSGNLLGNVGYLAGIKGADTGTATIPSYIVKELNAGDSSVANAYGQKYTGSDLEEFDYSSYSGWMYFVNNNTPNVGMDQKKLNDGDVLRLAFTYWATGADLTGSGYIGSGIDRTPIKMSFTPANKDGLLEAIAKVNGNSAYLSDAAISEAYETAMTVVQDMTSSPSVTNNATTNLNKAISAYKPGGDTANDAKLAKAVSDQIAGLPAITKLALTDKAAVVAARTAYDALTSAQKALVSNLSSLTAAETKITELQTAADKVAAKAVSDQIAALPAVDKLALTDKDAVAAARAVYDALSEAQKKLVTNLSTLTAVETQMAKLLAGEATEADKAAAKAVSGQISGLPSGDKLALGSKADVVAVRVAYNALSDIQKSLITNLDTLVAAEAKLAELEKATPPVKDEATGIEAVGLPKGVGLKVEPETNDTDKTEAAKKAAKEADIKDAKIVSLYSIKPDMSDEDLAKFNNDPESFVTLTLPLGDDQQGYNSYKIYHKKTDGTVEWITPTLSADGKSLIFKVSAFSEFGVVGTEAPTEIPTVDFSYRTHVQNVGWQDWKNNGAMSGTQGRSLRLEGIEIKRTDTADVDLGIRYETHIENIGWEDSWKADGIMSGTEGRSLRLEAIRIELTGADAENYDVYYQVHAQNTGWMAFAKNGEDAGTAGFGYRLEGIHVIVVPKGQAAPTPEDGSIETAFLVKN; the protein is encoded by the coding sequence ATGGAAGGGAAAAGCTTCAAACATTACGGAATTTTATTAGGTTTATTACTGATTATTGGATTGATATTTCCACTAACTGCTTTTGCAGCAGACTATACCCCCAGTCTGACTAAAACAGATGGGGTTTACACGATTAGCACATTGGCGCAATTGGAAAGCTTCCGGGCCGATCTGGCAGCTACCGGTTCAACCGGTTACCTTAATGAAACTGTAGTTTTAACAGCAGATATTCAAATCGAAGAAGGTAATGAGTTAAGTATTATAAATAGCAATAATAGCAATTTCAACGGTACTTTCGATGGGCTAGGGCATAAAATCACATTAAATAATCTGGAAGTTGTTGCTCAACGTTCGATTATTCCAAGAAACTATGGGATCATAAAAGACCTCAACGTGCTTGTTAATGATGGGACAACAAAAACAGAAACAACGGCAGCGCGTTCACCGTTATGTGATGCCAATTATGGAAGAATTGAGTATGTTAAGGTAGAAGGTAACATAAAAATAGCTGCCGCCAATACAAAAACAATAACAGTAGCTGGTATTACTGGCTCAAACGGTGCTGGGGGAGAAATAATTGAAAACTCCATTAGCAGCATCAATTATACATTAGATGGAACACCTGAAGAAATCGAAGCATATCAAGGCAGAACACAAGGGGTCTCGCTTTACCAATTCTATGCAAGTGGTCAAGGGGATTTAAATAAATGCTATTCACTGGGTAAAGTAACAAATTCAGATTTTGCCAAACCAACGGCAACAAAGGGGAGGGTTGCAATTGGCTTAGCGGTGTATTCATCAGGAACTGGACAAGGGGTATCGTACTATAACAGCGAAAACTTGACACCGGCAGTTGTATTTGGAAGTGATGTGGCATATAAAGATACGCCAGAGAAGGTTATTGGTAAGACAACGGCAGAGCTAAAAGATCAATCCACGTTTTCTGGATGGGATTTTGATAAAATATGGAATATTTCACCAGAAACGAATGATGGATACCCGTATTTAGATATACGAACCGCTGTTAAAAGGTTGTCCGTTAAACCAACCTTTGAAGAAAAAATATGGAATGACGGCAGTGATTTGACCGCCAAAGTAACCGGGATGGAGTTTGCAGGACTGAGCGAAGCGGAAAAAGCATTGGTAGAAAAATATAAAATTACCATAAACTTTGATCCAACCAACGATATCAAAAGCGCCGTATTTAAGAGCATGCAGAATTTGGGTTGGCGGGATGTTACAGTAGAATATAATACTCAGCCTACCATTACCGTTGGTGAAACAGAAGCAGCCAGTACTGATGGCTATACCTTTGTTTTTGATGGCGCTGTTACTGGTCAAGCAAGAATTGTGGATAACGGTGCCGCCGGTCCAAATAAAACCGAACAGGATGCGCAAATTGCCAAAGCCAAGGAAGCCAACACCATCATCTTTGAGAAATATATCGGCGATGGCAGTGCCTATTTAACGCCGCTTACTGTGAATGACAGTCCGGTTGGTGACAAAGAATTCATGCAGGATTTTTGGGCCATGTTCTCTGCAGCCCGGGGCGATTATGTCCCCGGTGGGGATACCGCGTTCTATGACAAGTGGTTTGCCAATGTCAAAACCAGCCTTCATACCCTTAAGGAAGGCGGCCTAGAGGCAACCGATATGAAGGTGACCGCCTGGACCAAGCTGGTGCTGGCCATCACCGCTGCCGGTTATGATGCCCGGGATATTGAAGACTATGACCTGATTAAGATCATTTCAGATAAGTCGTATCTGAACAATAGCTTGATACTGCAAAAAGAGACCGCCATTCTTGCCCTAGTTGGTGGGGGCTATCCAGTTACAACGGAGAATCCCATCGTTGATTTTGCAACCATCGCGCAAAATGGTGCAGCGTATATTAACGGATGGCAAGACAGCAGTCTTACAAATGGGGATAACGCCATGTTTATCCAGTATTACGGTTTTTACATGAATGATAATACGGATTTAAAGGCAGCGATTGAAAACCTGATGTATAACCGCGTGGGTGGTGACAATCCAATCCTTCAAAATGGAGACGGCTCCTTTACCACTACCGGTTATGACTTAAATGCCTATAACAATGCCCAGATGATGATTGCCTTGGGTTGTTTTAATATGAACGTGTTTGATGACCATTTCATTCAAAACGGCAACACGGTTCTGGATTCGCAATTTAATTTCATCGATTTTGACAACAAGAATTATGGTGGATTGACTTATGAAATCACCCAGCTCACTCGGGGTTTTACCGCCGTCATTCGCCAGTATGAAGGTCGCAACCAGATCTTTGATACCAGTGATATTGTCGGGGCCACCAAACCGGTAAATGATTTGCTGAATGCACTAACTAGTACGAGTAGTACTGATGATATCAAGGCTGCAAAAGATGCTTATGAGGCTTTGAGTGATGTAAAAAAAGCTTCAATTGGCAAGGTGAATCAGGAAAGAATAACGGCTTTGGGTATTGTTGATTTAATTAATAACTTGCCTGCGAAAGACGATCTGAAAGCCAGCGATAAAGCTGATGTTATGGCAGTTCGCGCAGCTTATAAAGCATTAACGAGTTCGCAAGCGCAGGAACTGGTAACGAACTTAAGCGACTTGGCAGCGCGGGAAGCAAAAATTATAGAATTGTTAAAAGAATCAAGTATAAAAAATGATGCCACTGGCATTGAAGTCGTTGGTTTACCAAATACTGTAACGGCATTGACCATAACAGATAAAATTAGTGATGTCGATCTGAAAAAAGCAGCAGCAGACGCAGCCGAAAAAGAAGGGTTAAAAAATATCGAAATCGTAACTTTGTACGATATCAAACCAGATATGAGTCCTGCAGATCTGGAAACCTTTAATAACTCAACAGATACCTATGTGACCATTATCTTGCCGATACCTGATGGACAGCAAGGAGCGACCAATTATCGGGTATACCATCAGAAAGCTAATAGTACCACCGAATGGATAACCCCGATTATCTCAGATGATAGCAAATCGTTAATCTTTAAAGTCAATTCTTTTTCAACCTTCGGAATTACTAAAAGTCTATCGGCTGATGAGATTGCAGCCAAGGTGGTAAGCGATCAAATCGATGCTTTGCCGGCAAAGGATCAGTTAAAACTTACGGATGAAGCGGCTGTTGTAGCCGCCCGAAATGCTTATAATAACCTTTTGCCTGATCCACAAAAATTGGTCACCAATTTGGCGAAACTGAAAGACCTTGAAGATCAAATAACGGTCCTTAAAAATGCTGGAACAGGTGAAGAGCCAGGTGGTGAAACTGAAGAGCCCAAAGCGATTACGATTACGGTTGACGTGGAACGTTTCACCATTGGCCAGGGTTTTTATGTGAAACCAACGACCCTGTCAATTAAAGAAGGTGATACGGCGAGAACAGCCATTGAAAAGTTGTTGGGTAGCGGGAATCTGCTTGGCAACGTGGGTTATCTTGCCGGAATTAAAGGTGCTGATACCGGAACGGCTACCATTCCTTCGTACATTGTAAAAGAATTAAACGCTGGAGACAGCAGTGTTGCCAATGCCTATGGACAGAAATACACTGGCAGTGACCTGGAAGAATTTGACTATAGCTCTTATTCCGGTTGGATGTACTTTGTCAATAATAATACACCTAACGTGGGTATGGATCAAAAAAAATTAAACGATGGTGATGTGTTGCGATTAGCCTTTACCTATTGGGCAACCGGTGCTGATTTAACCGGAAGTGGCTATATCGGAAGTGGAATAGATCGGACTCCGATTAAAATGAGTTTTACACCGGCCAATAAAGACGGTCTGCTTGAAGCCATTGCCAAGGTTAACGGAAATTCCGCGTACTTAAGTGATGCAGCGATCAGTGAAGCCTATGAAACCGCCATGACGGTAGTGCAGGACATGACTTCGTCGCCGAGTGTCACCAATAACGCTACCACTAATTTAAATAAAGCCATATCTGCATATAAACCAGGTGGAGACACAGCTAATGATGCCAAACTGGCCAAAGCAGTCAGCGATCAGATCGCCGGATTGCCGGCAATAACTAAACTGGCACTGACTGATAAAGCTGCGGTAGTAGCTGCTCGAACTGCTTATGATGCATTAACGAGCGCTCAGAAAGCGTTGGTTAGCAACCTGAGTAGCTTAACTGCCGCCGAAACCAAGATCACCGAGCTTCAGACCGCCGCCGATAAGGTTGCTGCCAAGGCTGTTAGTGATCAGATTGCCGCTTTACCGGCAGTGGATAAGCTGGCACTGACCGACAAAGATGCGGTTGCTGCCGCCCGGGCTGTCTATGACGCGTTAAGCGAAGCCCAGAAAAAGCTGGTCACGAATCTTAGTACATTGACGGCCGTCGAAACACAAATGGCCAAGCTGCTGGCTGGCGAAGCCACCGAAGCCGACAAGGCCGCGGCTAAAGCTGTCAGCGGACAGATTAGTGGATTGCCATCTGGCGACAAACTGGCCCTGGGCAGCAAGGCTGATGTGGTTGCTGTTCGTGTTGCTTATAATGCTTTATCGGATATTCAAAAATCTCTGATTACAAACTTGGATACTTTGGTTGCTGCCGAAGCGAAATTAGCCGAGTTAGAAAAGGCTACTCCGCCGGTAAAAGACGAAGCGACCGGCATTGAAGCGGTCGGATTACCCAAAGGCGTTGGTCTGAAGGTTGAACCCGAAACAAATGATACCGACAAAACGGAAGCAGCTAAAAAAGCGGCGAAAGAAGCGGATATCAAAGATGCTAAAATCGTCAGTCTCTATAGCATCAAGCCGGATATGAGTGACGAAGATCTGGCCAAATTTAATAACGATCCGGAAAGTTTTGTGACCTTGACACTGCCGTTGGGGGATGATCAACAGGGGTATAACAGTTACAAAATCTATCACAAAAAAACTGACGGCACGGTGGAATGGATTACCCCAACCCTGTCTGCCGATGGGAAATCGCTGATCTTTAAAGTGAGTGCTTTCTCGGAATTTGGCGTAGTGGGAACAGAAGCACCAACTGAAATCCCCACCGTTGATTTCAGCTACCGCACTCATGTCCAGAATGTAGGCTGGCAGGATTGGAAAAATAATGGGGCTATGAGTGGAACCCAGGGTCGATCGTTACGATTGGAAGGGATCGAAATCAAACGGACCGATACTGCTGACGTGGATCTCGGGATTCGTTACGAAACCCACATAGAAAATATCGGCTGGGAAGATTCATGGAAAGCTGACGGCATCATGAGTGGTACTGAAGGCCGGTCATTAAGACTGGAAGCGATCCGGATTGAATTAACCGGAGCCGATGCTGAAAACTATGATGTCTATTATCAGGTTCATGCTCAGAACACTGGTTGGATGGCCTTTGCCAAAAACGGTGAAGATGCCGGAACAGCAGGATTTGGCTATCGCCTGGAAGGGATTCACGTGATTGTGGTACCCAAAGGTCAAGCTGCACCGACACCTGAAGACGGAAGCATTGAGACCGCTTTTCTGGTTAAAAACTGA